From Spirosoma aerolatum, one genomic window encodes:
- a CDS encoding PKD domain-containing protein, giving the protein MISEIRNTTPVGKWLPVYLVAISSLLLFCSKEIPSDDPETALFTFQVVSQQDGLVVFKADSSQQGITYHWNFGDSTAQVSTQSPRITHQFTRNATYQVKLTIDRSTRQVSGIQSVRVGTRLARTLADLPPNKQDTIRLLYILTDPSFVSAFPTTNGNHYDPYQNRVFVDFLNRTQPDHPQELNKLVFQHIIYPLSASEMARFKDSGDPEGLMRKLFADPTDPLTQKLVALKQAKAATRIVFFMKDPTLPTGYPKYPYAGYSIYEGSFLVCLNANAELAAHELGHSFGLAHDTLRDCQTFPLMVGGDAPLKVLGNCGSYWNQYREFQVKGYVNQLVRLEAQPYRGYQYVVPEYWRDQFPQDLLVNQFSYVSPATTPYYRPGVSLMQTLSDALVMQYNYELAPRLITRLDENQILPSGRKAASPVGQPVYCR; this is encoded by the coding sequence ATGATATCTGAAATCCGTAACACCACGCCCGTCGGAAAATGGCTACCAGTCTACTTGGTAGCGATTAGTTCTCTGTTACTCTTTTGTTCGAAAGAGATACCCTCAGATGACCCGGAAACTGCGCTTTTCACCTTTCAAGTAGTTTCCCAACAAGATGGATTGGTTGTTTTTAAAGCTGATTCCAGTCAGCAAGGAATTACCTATCACTGGAATTTCGGCGACAGTACCGCGCAGGTGAGTACCCAGTCACCTCGAATTACTCATCAATTTACCCGCAACGCCACTTATCAGGTAAAACTGACTATCGACAGAAGTACCCGGCAGGTCTCCGGCATTCAATCGGTGAGGGTAGGCACCCGGCTGGCACGCACGCTTGCCGACTTACCACCCAACAAGCAGGATACCATTCGATTGCTCTACATACTCACTGATCCATCCTTTGTCAGCGCGTTTCCGACAACCAATGGCAATCATTATGATCCGTATCAGAACCGAGTTTTTGTTGATTTTCTAAACCGTACCCAACCAGACCATCCGCAGGAATTGAACAAACTTGTCTTTCAGCATATCATCTACCCTTTGTCGGCCAGTGAAATGGCTCGTTTTAAGGATAGTGGAGACCCCGAAGGCTTAATGAGAAAACTATTTGCGGACCCAACTGATCCACTCACCCAGAAACTGGTAGCTCTTAAACAAGCCAAAGCAGCTACCCGGATTGTCTTTTTCATGAAAGATCCAACCCTACCAACGGGTTATCCCAAATATCCCTATGCAGGTTACTCCATTTACGAAGGTTCCTTCCTGGTGTGTTTGAATGCCAATGCTGAATTAGCCGCTCATGAGTTAGGCCATTCCTTTGGGCTAGCCCACGATACACTCCGGGATTGTCAGACATTTCCACTTATGGTGGGTGGGGATGCGCCTTTGAAAGTTTTGGGTAATTGTGGTAGCTATTGGAATCAGTATCGTGAGTTTCAAGTCAAAGGCTACGTGAATCAACTAGTTAGGTTGGAAGCTCAGCCCTATCGGGGATATCAGTATGTTGTTCCCGAATACTGGCGCGATCAGTTTCCACAGGATCTACTGGTCAATCAATTCAGCTATGTTTCGCCGGCTACTACTCCCTACTATCGGCCGGGTGTCAGCCTGATGCAGACACTTTCCGATGCACTGGTTATGCAGTACAATTACGAACTAGCGCCCCGACTGATTACAAGATTAGATGAGAACCAGATTCTGCCATCCGGCCGGAAAGCCGCTTCGCCTGTAGGCCAACCCGTTTACTGTCGCTGA
- a CDS encoding LytR/AlgR family response regulator transcription factor → MDTLLLPHFTSKRSIPVQTIEYLEAMGNYTMVHLMGQKPMLVAITLKRFEERLPSFLRIHKGMLVNPAHIVTYRIRYESNPFVQLSRERQLTVSRRQIRRLRPTLAAFSPTLVKSC, encoded by the coding sequence ATGGACACACTACTTTTGCCTCACTTTACCTCTAAACGCTCAATTCCAGTACAAACCATCGAATATCTGGAAGCGATGGGTAATTACACCATGGTTCACTTAATGGGACAAAAACCGATGCTGGTAGCCATTACATTGAAACGCTTTGAGGAGCGATTACCTTCCTTCCTGCGGATTCATAAAGGGATGCTGGTCAACCCTGCTCATATTGTTACCTACCGAATTCGATACGAATCGAATCCATTCGTTCAACTCTCCCGCGAAAGGCAGCTGACTGTCTCACGTCGGCAGATTCGCAGGCTGAGACCAACTTTAGCGGCTTTCTCACCGACTCTTGTTAAATCCTGCTAG
- a CDS encoding lamin tail domain-containing protein, with translation MKKYVPISIALFTILFLAATILTISPLFARYTPSNGVVKQTDNGSILLPKTQRSGVLREFYPSLLPQTAVKGNAPSSLAVNADPVGQIRITEFAYNGAGAANEFIELTNTGTAPIDLTGWSFDDNSRVAGSFSIGTFGVVQPGESVVIAEASAAAFRTAWYLPTTVKVVGSNNQNLGNGDELNIYDASNTLVDRLTFPNSSTAGATVFTNGVSAWTSQSNLGTNTIANWVLSTVNDAQNSYASVDGNIGSPGGYYTALNRVLVRITGNTTTVAEGGASDTYTMALTSQPTANVVVTITPGSQLTTDVPTLTFTPANFSLTQTVTVSAVDDNLVEGVHSATITHSATSSDPAYNGIAVNPVSVTITDNDVAVGAPPTITVAGTTTTYLSGSAISGVINDPTDPARTLGIDFTLADTDTPVNNLTLTASSSNASVVPNANLALAGSGANRNLKITPAGVGYTTILATVSDGSNITSYTISYAASAASTTTSRFHTGASDASTAQALDADYMLVGDDDNQVLRLYNRANSGLPVNGFDYTSSLGLTDISGGVPRQVNIEASARIGNRIYWLGSHTNASSGATRPNRNRLFATDVTGSGASTTLSYVGRYDGLKTDLIAWDVNNQHGLGANYFGIQASAADGVDPEATGGAGFAMEGLTVAPDGTTGYLAFRAPISPASNRTKALIVPVTNFTSLVSGNPTSGSATFGAPILLDLGGRGIREIKSNGNGQYLIVAGPSGSAGSDPNAFKLFTWTGNPADPARQRSADLSGLSGISGGSSIESIVDLPATLDATSSIQFLMDNGSQVFYNDGTGGKDLSQNNFKKFRSDFATLGSVQSPDLSPTLILPQAAFGTSSPDNVRNFVVNLFEAGGVPTTSGSVVITITVPAGYSVSFNSTLTNINVTGGTNNPVAVENSKWYVSNNVDNQQITLTMNTGQLIAANATAVLGFSATRTTANSGSVSNITVNVSNDTTQTYDGNSTNNVYARIISGL, from the coding sequence ATGAAAAAATATGTACCGATCAGCATCGCATTGTTCACCATTCTGTTTCTGGCAGCAACTATTCTAACAATTTCTCCTCTTTTTGCGCGATATACACCCAGCAACGGGGTGGTAAAACAGACTGACAACGGGAGTATTCTACTACCCAAGACCCAAAGATCAGGCGTTCTTCGGGAGTTTTATCCTTCACTCCTCCCCCAAACAGCGGTGAAAGGTAACGCCCCATCTTCGCTTGCCGTCAATGCTGATCCTGTAGGTCAAATCCGAATTACGGAATTTGCCTATAATGGTGCCGGAGCAGCGAATGAATTCATCGAACTGACAAATACTGGAACAGCACCTATTGACCTGACGGGTTGGAGTTTCGATGATAATTCCCGAGTGGCCGGTTCATTTTCCATTGGTACATTTGGGGTTGTCCAACCTGGCGAATCGGTCGTCATTGCCGAAGCGTCGGCGGCTGCCTTCCGAACAGCCTGGTATTTGCCCACTACTGTAAAAGTTGTCGGCAGCAATAACCAAAACCTGGGAAATGGGGATGAACTCAATATTTATGATGCCTCAAACACGCTGGTCGATCGCCTTACTTTCCCGAATAGTAGTACGGCAGGTGCTACTGTATTCACCAATGGCGTAAGTGCCTGGACATCTCAGAGTAATCTGGGCACAAATACAATTGCGAATTGGGTGCTATCGACGGTCAATGATGCTCAGAACTCGTATGCTTCTGTCGATGGCAACATTGGCAGTCCCGGCGGATATTACACGGCACTAAACCGCGTACTGGTTCGGATAACGGGCAATACCACAACCGTTGCTGAAGGTGGGGCCAGTGATACGTATACGATGGCCTTGACCAGCCAGCCAACTGCTAATGTCGTTGTGACAATTACGCCCGGCTCTCAATTAACAACCGATGTCCCAACGCTAACTTTCACCCCAGCTAATTTTAGTCTGACTCAGACCGTAACCGTATCAGCCGTAGATGATAATCTGGTTGAAGGTGTCCATTCTGCCACCATTACGCATAGCGCTACCAGCTCCGACCCGGCTTATAATGGCATAGCCGTTAATCCTGTTTCAGTTACCATTACAGATAATGACGTAGCGGTTGGCGCTCCGCCTACGATTACTGTAGCCGGTACGACAACAACTTACCTAAGTGGATCGGCGATCAGTGGGGTCATCAACGATCCTACCGATCCGGCCCGTACCCTGGGGATTGACTTTACGCTGGCCGACACCGATACACCCGTTAACAACCTGACTCTAACGGCCAGCAGCAGCAATGCCAGCGTCGTTCCCAATGCCAATTTGGCGCTGGCGGGTAGCGGTGCCAATCGAAATCTAAAAATTACGCCTGCCGGGGTTGGGTATACGACTATACTTGCTACCGTATCGGATGGGAGCAATATAACGTCTTACACCATCAGCTACGCGGCATCGGCCGCGTCGACCACCACCAGCCGGTTTCATACGGGTGCCAGCGATGCGTCGACCGCTCAGGCGCTCGACGCCGACTATATGCTGGTTGGTGACGACGATAATCAGGTGCTTCGCCTTTATAACAGAGCCAATTCTGGATTGCCTGTCAACGGTTTCGATTATACGTCCTCGCTGGGGTTAACCGACATTTCGGGTGGAGTACCCCGCCAGGTGAATATTGAAGCCTCCGCTCGAATAGGCAATCGGATTTACTGGCTTGGTTCGCACACCAATGCGTCGAGTGGTGCAACCCGACCGAATCGCAATCGACTGTTTGCTACCGATGTAACGGGTAGCGGAGCCAGTACGACCTTGAGCTACGTGGGTCGCTACGATGGACTCAAAACGGACCTGATTGCCTGGGATGTGAACAACCAGCATGGGTTAGGTGCCAATTATTTTGGCATTCAGGCCAGTGCAGCAGATGGTGTTGATCCTGAAGCCACAGGAGGGGCCGGCTTTGCTATGGAAGGGCTTACCGTTGCTCCCGATGGTACGACGGGCTATCTTGCATTCAGAGCCCCAATTTCCCCGGCATCGAACCGAACCAAGGCGTTGATTGTACCCGTTACCAACTTTACATCGCTTGTATCAGGCAACCCAACGTCGGGCTCGGCTACCTTCGGTGCGCCTATTTTACTAGATCTTGGCGGACGCGGTATTCGGGAAATCAAAAGCAACGGTAATGGGCAGTACCTGATTGTTGCTGGTCCTTCAGGTAGCGCCGGTTCTGATCCCAATGCCTTTAAACTGTTCACCTGGACAGGCAACCCGGCTGACCCAGCTCGTCAGCGATCGGCTGATCTGAGTGGTCTGAGTGGTATTAGTGGAGGCAGCAGCATCGAATCGATTGTTGACCTACCAGCCACACTGGATGCGACCAGTTCTATCCAGTTTCTGATGGACAATGGTAGCCAGGTATTTTACAATGATGGCACCGGAGGCAAAGACTTGTCGCAGAACAATTTCAAGAAATTCCGCAGCGATTTCGCGACGTTAGGGTCTGTTCAGAGCCCTGATCTAAGCCCAACGCTAATCCTTCCACAGGCGGCTTTTGGCACCAGTAGCCCTGATAATGTGCGTAATTTTGTCGTGAATTTATTCGAAGCGGGTGGCGTACCAACGACAAGTGGCAGCGTGGTTATCACGATTACGGTTCCCGCTGGTTATTCGGTATCGTTCAATTCGACCCTGACCAACATCAATGTGACCGGGGGGACTAATAACCCCGTAGCCGTTGAGAACTCAAAGTGGTATGTTTCCAATAACGTAGACAACCAGCAGATTACGCTGACGATGAATACCGGACAGCTAATTGCCGCCAATGCGACGGCGGTGCTGGGTTTTAGTGCTACCCGTACTACCGCCAACTCAGGAAGCGTGTCCAATATTACGGTCAATGTGAGTAATGATACTACGCAAACCTACGATGGAAACTCAACCAACAATGTGTATGCCCGAATCATAAGCGGATTATAA
- a CDS encoding deoxynucleoside kinase: MHIAITGNIGAGKTTLAELLAAQFGWEVLYEAVEGNPYLADFYADMPRWSFNLQIFFLNSRFAQMKRILDRQQAVEAISGRPGVMVQDRTIYEDAAIFARNLYQRGDMTERDYLTYRQVFENMTSLVRPPDLMIYLRASLPRLRQRIRKRGRDFEQAISDEYLDSLNQLYEEFASGYQLGPLLVLDVDRLDYVARPLDFDEVVSLINNSLSDL; encoded by the coding sequence ATGCATATCGCCATTACTGGAAATATTGGGGCTGGAAAAACCACGCTGGCCGAACTGCTGGCGGCTCAATTTGGCTGGGAAGTTTTGTATGAAGCAGTCGAGGGTAATCCGTATCTGGCTGATTTCTATGCGGATATGCCGCGCTGGTCGTTTAATCTGCAAATCTTTTTTCTGAATAGCCGCTTTGCGCAAATGAAACGCATTCTGGATCGTCAACAGGCTGTAGAAGCCATATCCGGTCGGCCAGGTGTAATGGTTCAGGATCGGACTATTTACGAGGATGCGGCTATTTTCGCCCGTAACCTATACCAGCGTGGTGATATGACCGAGCGCGATTATCTGACATACCGACAGGTGTTCGAAAACATGACGAGTCTGGTTCGGCCACCTGATCTGATGATTTACCTGCGTGCCAGCCTGCCTCGACTTCGCCAGCGCATTCGAAAGCGAGGGCGGGATTTTGAGCAGGCCATAAGCGATGAATACCTTGATAGCCTGAATCAACTCTACGAAGAGTTTGCTTCAGGCTATCAGTTAGGACCTCTACTGGTACTTGATGTTGACCGGCTGGATTATGTAGCTCGCCCGTTGGATTTCGACGAAGTGGTGAGCCTGATCAATAACTCACTCTCCGATTTATAA
- a CDS encoding ThuA domain-containing protein, protein MKPLYTLIVLLFISSLSLAQSPQKGKTKVIRTLIVDGQNNHEQWPKITFMIKRYLEETGKFSVDVKRTYYTWNGADLIDKYKIPGVQPTKALPKSRADSSFHPDFSKYDLVVCNFGWNAAPWSDETQADFESFMKKGGGLVVVHAADNSFPLWPAYNKMIGLGGWGDRTEKDGPYVYYDNDGKLIKDPQPGRAGSHGAQQEFLVTVRDTNHPITKGMPVTWMHTKDEMYDRLRGPAENMTVLATAFSSKENKGTDRNEPMLMTINYGKGRIFHTPLGHVDYSVECVGFITSLQRGAQWAATGKVDIPIPSDFPTSNSTSKRSFTE, encoded by the coding sequence ATGAAACCCCTATATACCCTGATTGTCTTGCTTTTCATTAGCAGCCTTAGTTTGGCTCAATCGCCCCAAAAAGGTAAAACGAAAGTGATACGGACCCTAATCGTTGATGGCCAGAACAACCATGAGCAGTGGCCTAAAATCACGTTTATGATCAAGCGTTATCTCGAAGAAACAGGCAAGTTTTCAGTCGACGTAAAGCGAACTTATTATACCTGGAACGGTGCCGACCTGATTGATAAATACAAAATTCCGGGTGTTCAGCCTACGAAAGCATTGCCCAAATCCAGAGCAGACTCCAGCTTTCACCCCGACTTTTCGAAGTATGATCTTGTGGTTTGTAATTTTGGCTGGAATGCCGCTCCCTGGTCCGATGAAACGCAGGCCGATTTCGAAAGCTTCATGAAAAAAGGGGGTGGCCTGGTTGTGGTGCATGCAGCCGATAATTCGTTTCCACTATGGCCTGCCTATAACAAAATGATTGGTTTAGGAGGCTGGGGCGATCGTACCGAGAAAGACGGCCCCTATGTGTATTATGACAATGATGGAAAGTTAATTAAAGACCCGCAGCCTGGCCGGGCAGGATCGCATGGAGCCCAACAAGAGTTTTTGGTAACCGTTCGCGATACGAACCACCCCATCACGAAAGGGATGCCAGTAACCTGGATGCATACCAAAGATGAGATGTATGATCGATTGCGCGGTCCCGCCGAAAATATGACCGTACTGGCCACTGCCTTTTCATCCAAAGAGAACAAAGGTACCGATCGCAACGAACCTATGCTGATGACCATCAACTACGGGAAAGGCCGAATTTTTCACACGCCGTTAGGTCATGTGGATTACTCTGTCGAATGCGTCGGCTTCATTACATCGCTACAGCGAGGAGCTCAGTGGGCAGCTACCGGCAAAGTTGATATTCCTATCCCTTCCGATTTCCCGACATCAAATTCGACTAGCAAACGAAGTTTTACGGAGTAA
- a CDS encoding right-handed parallel beta-helix repeat-containing protein produces MKTVKMKFFWVFLLLPLFLICKGLVAQRLSTSPTVNLYVSPKGDDTNPGTLKRPFKTIEKAKQVVGGLLKTEAKQITVNLRGGRYALQQTLTFNQQDARVNCRVVYQAYPGEKPVLSGGQKVLGWTLHNAGQNIYKAFVGHSDFRQLYINGKAAVRARQPNKENETDFGPYFRLLRANVQKQEFTIALKDWDAAKSVTQKEAMELVVLPHWIHQNVRYKSHEVDGDSVRFIPEDAERTVVFNKNDNYYRNAPFYYENAYEFIDKPGEWYLDKVKGILYFKAEKDADIRRLDFEIPVLDVLIEVVGTQETPVQNLEFRGLTFECTNWTSPSEVGLSATQFVLPYGQLANRTFVNRAYPQAVFKLMNAQHVIIRGNVIRNAGANAIVFFANVDNSPIVGNTLTNIAANGIVIDAQGKKNAKPEEQSDSVVIVNNSISKCGQVYTNGGGVLAYNVHGMTIEHNEIFDMPYSGIQVGDQPAGYADMGCYANLIRFNHIHHCLQLHDDGGGIYTLGGNQRGTRIEENYLHDIKRSQWAGDWYVEAIYLDNYSQFIRVANNVVYNADVGGQYNHAQNNEFNTNGLDIPKKAAIIANAGVKVRFKSEGNPSVQPSSRRK; encoded by the coding sequence ATGAAGACTGTTAAGATGAAGTTTTTCTGGGTATTCCTTCTTCTCCCACTTTTCCTGATCTGTAAAGGTTTAGTAGCGCAGCGCTTGTCTACTTCCCCAACGGTAAACCTATACGTCTCGCCGAAAGGGGATGATACGAATCCGGGAACCTTGAAACGTCCGTTTAAAACCATCGAGAAAGCAAAGCAGGTGGTAGGTGGCCTTCTGAAAACGGAAGCGAAACAAATCACGGTCAATTTACGGGGCGGTCGGTATGCGTTGCAGCAAACCCTGACGTTCAATCAGCAGGACGCCAGGGTAAATTGCCGGGTAGTTTATCAGGCCTATCCAGGTGAAAAACCTGTGTTATCCGGTGGGCAGAAAGTTCTTGGTTGGACACTCCATAATGCCGGACAAAACATATACAAAGCTTTTGTGGGACATAGTGATTTCAGGCAACTCTACATCAATGGTAAAGCAGCGGTACGGGCGAGGCAGCCAAACAAAGAAAATGAGACCGATTTTGGCCCTTACTTTCGACTGTTGCGGGCGAATGTGCAAAAACAGGAGTTTACGATTGCATTAAAAGACTGGGACGCTGCGAAGTCGGTTACCCAGAAAGAGGCCATGGAACTGGTCGTACTCCCACACTGGATCCACCAGAATGTCCGCTACAAAAGCCACGAGGTCGATGGAGATTCTGTCCGGTTTATTCCAGAAGATGCGGAACGAACTGTCGTTTTTAATAAGAATGACAACTATTATCGGAATGCACCTTTCTATTATGAAAATGCCTATGAGTTTATTGATAAGCCGGGCGAATGGTATTTGGACAAAGTAAAGGGAATACTATACTTCAAAGCCGAAAAGGACGCTGATATAAGGCGATTGGATTTCGAAATACCGGTGCTGGACGTACTGATTGAGGTGGTTGGCACTCAGGAAACGCCCGTTCAGAATCTGGAGTTCAGGGGCCTTACGTTCGAGTGTACAAACTGGACCAGCCCTTCAGAAGTCGGGTTGTCAGCTACGCAATTCGTACTGCCTTATGGCCAACTTGCTAACCGTACATTTGTCAACCGCGCCTACCCACAGGCTGTTTTTAAGTTAATGAATGCCCAACATGTGATCATTCGCGGCAACGTTATTCGTAATGCAGGCGCAAACGCCATCGTATTTTTCGCCAATGTCGATAATTCGCCGATAGTCGGAAATACGCTAACGAATATAGCCGCCAATGGTATTGTGATTGATGCTCAGGGTAAAAAGAACGCCAAGCCAGAAGAACAGTCCGACAGTGTCGTTATTGTCAATAACTCCATTTCAAAATGCGGGCAGGTGTATACCAACGGCGGTGGTGTGCTGGCATATAATGTCCATGGGATGACTATTGAACACAACGAAATTTTTGATATGCCCTACAGTGGTATTCAAGTGGGGGATCAGCCAGCAGGGTATGCGGATATGGGATGTTATGCGAACCTTATCCGCTTCAATCACATCCATCACTGCCTTCAGTTACACGATGATGGAGGAGGCATTTACACCTTAGGCGGCAATCAACGCGGAACCCGTATCGAAGAAAATTACCTGCACGACATCAAGCGAAGCCAGTGGGCTGGGGATTGGTATGTGGAAGCAATTTATCTGGATAACTACTCTCAGTTCATACGGGTAGCCAACAACGTCGTTTACAATGCGGATGTGGGTGGACAGTATAACCATGCCCAAAATAATGAATTCAACACGAATGGCCTCGACATACCAAAAAAGGCTGCCATCATTGCCAATGCCGGTGTCAAGGTAAGGTTTAAATCTGAAGGCAACCCGAGCGTTCAGCCATCATCACGTAGAAAGTAG
- a CDS encoding LytR/AlgR family response regulator transcription factor, whose product MIVYIHQPASNPAELLSWPPLRVYSSDSGAKWRAVADLMYLRGEANYTWLYWSSDPPVLVPYTLKRVEAKLPSAWFTRTHRHYVVNQRFMDRIELGNASAILHLTNGAALPISRRRWSLLRREWAGLEETEIAGFGSRSACPAVAPRLTIFPPEKNLLTSILLSD is encoded by the coding sequence ATGATTGTCTACATTCATCAACCAGCCAGTAATCCTGCTGAGTTACTTTCCTGGCCACCCTTACGGGTTTATTCGAGCGATAGTGGCGCAAAATGGCGAGCTGTTGCCGACTTAATGTATTTACGGGGAGAAGCCAATTATACCTGGCTTTATTGGAGCAGCGATCCGCCCGTACTGGTTCCGTATACGCTTAAACGTGTTGAAGCTAAATTACCTTCGGCCTGGTTTACGCGCACTCACCGGCATTATGTGGTGAATCAGCGGTTTATGGACCGAATCGAGCTTGGTAACGCCAGCGCCATATTGCATCTGACAAACGGTGCCGCATTGCCGATTTCGCGTCGTCGATGGTCGCTTTTACGCCGGGAGTGGGCTGGCTTGGAGGAAACGGAAATAGCTGGGTTTGGATCCCGTTCTGCTTGTCCGGCGGTAGCGCCCAGACTGACCATCTTCCCGCCCGAAAAAAACCTTCTGACCTCTATTCTCCTGAGCGACTAA